In one Lysobacter alkalisoli genomic region, the following are encoded:
- a CDS encoding glycoside hydrolase family 31 protein: protein MGATAPAGTATRAYRGQGRSCTQCDTSRHGRTLLGCLLGAALTIAGPTFASQPPSGLDAAGQLQRLAVESRDGFGWLRVAGGVQFQVDGITKSVLFYGPGIVRVSAHKGETYTQQPSLVVVATPQAPQLEIAESADTLAIDGPALRIEVDKRTGALAFQRADGTPLTREQQAPAITPATESSGTPTYTVEQRFALTADESLYGLGQYDEPYMDYRGRDVLMVQTNIGIVVPFMVSTRRYGLLWDTYSKMTFSDGPQGAAFRADNAPAGVDYYLMAGDTMDEVIAGYRQLTGAAPMFPKYAFGLFMSKERYATQQRLLEVVRRFRRERFPLDVIVQDWQYWGGEKDGEWDGNWSGMVWDRERYPDPAGMVRTLHDRLNTRLMVSIWPSVGNDTALAHELDANGLRFEPLHWISRRARIYDAFSDEGRAIYFKHTKQGLLDLGVDALWIDGTEVEVGGAAHDPAEVEADIKRLGRNAMGDFGRYLNVYSLLATRGLYEGQRASDDRDAKRVFTLTRSAWAGQQRYAAMSWSGDTTASWAALRAQIAGGLNVSMAGQPYWTQDVGGFFVNAPGGERDPAYRELFARWNQFGIFNPVYRIHGTSIEREPWAFKALEPAVYRSIRRAAELRYRLLPYIYSLAWASTHDGYTMMRALPMDFPDQPALRRVDDTYMFGPAFLVQPITRPMFHAELPPPPTVPAAQLRTPDGQPGLELEYYRGMEFEELASRTIDPHADHHWPGPPLDSVPAGLDGLQNFSARWQGQIIAAEDGEHEIGVEGDDGFRVWLDDELVVEDWKEAGARFEGARVMLRKGQAVRVRIDYFQKGGGRSMRLAWRTPSERSALAEHQRRLDPRQATLLPAGADWYDFWTGQRHAGGASTARRYAIDEFPLFVRAGSILPLGPVIQHVDDKPGAPYEIRIYPGADGRFTLYDDDGQTYRYEQGEYATVALAWDDAGRTLRIGAREGAFPGMTERRTLNVRLMPSRPGDRVQTKTVRFHGEPVELHFTQ, encoded by the coding sequence TTGGGCGCGACCGCGCCAGCGGGCACCGCAACGCGTGCCTATCGCGGCCAAGGCCGCTCCTGCACGCAATGCGATACCTCGCGGCATGGTCGCACGCTGCTCGGATGCCTTCTGGGCGCCGCGTTGACGATCGCCGGGCCGACATTCGCCAGTCAGCCACCCTCCGGCTTGGACGCCGCCGGCCAGTTGCAGCGGCTGGCGGTCGAGTCGCGCGACGGATTCGGCTGGTTGCGCGTCGCTGGCGGCGTGCAGTTCCAGGTCGATGGCATCACCAAGAGCGTGCTGTTCTACGGCCCCGGCATCGTGCGCGTCTCGGCGCACAAGGGCGAGACCTACACGCAGCAGCCCAGCCTGGTGGTGGTGGCGACGCCGCAGGCCCCGCAACTGGAGATCGCCGAGTCGGCCGACACGCTCGCCATCGACGGGCCGGCACTGCGCATCGAGGTCGACAAGCGGACCGGCGCGCTCGCATTCCAGCGCGCCGACGGCACCCCGTTGACGCGCGAGCAGCAGGCGCCGGCGATCACCCCGGCCACCGAATCCTCGGGGACCCCGACCTACACCGTCGAGCAGCGCTTCGCGCTGACGGCCGACGAATCGCTCTACGGCCTGGGCCAGTACGACGAGCCGTACATGGACTACCGCGGCCGCGACGTGTTGATGGTGCAGACCAATATCGGCATCGTCGTGCCGTTCATGGTGTCCACGCGCCGTTATGGGCTGCTGTGGGACACGTATTCGAAGATGACGTTCTCCGACGGCCCGCAGGGCGCTGCCTTCCGTGCCGACAACGCGCCCGCCGGCGTCGACTACTACCTGATGGCCGGCGACACCATGGACGAGGTGATCGCGGGCTATCGCCAGCTCACCGGCGCTGCGCCGATGTTCCCGAAGTACGCGTTCGGGTTGTTCATGAGCAAGGAGCGCTACGCCACGCAGCAGCGCTTGCTGGAGGTGGTGCGGCGCTTCCGCCGCGAGCGCTTCCCGCTGGACGTCATCGTCCAGGACTGGCAGTACTGGGGCGGCGAGAAGGACGGCGAGTGGGATGGCAACTGGAGCGGCATGGTCTGGGACCGCGAGCGCTACCCGGACCCCGCAGGCATGGTGCGCACCTTGCACGACCGGCTGAACACCCGGCTGATGGTGTCGATCTGGCCCTCGGTCGGCAACGACACCGCGCTGGCGCACGAACTCGACGCCAACGGATTGCGCTTCGAACCGCTGCACTGGATTTCCAGGCGCGCGCGCATCTACGACGCGTTCAGCGACGAGGGCAGGGCCATCTACTTCAAGCATACGAAGCAGGGTCTGCTCGACCTCGGCGTCGATGCACTGTGGATCGACGGCACCGAGGTGGAAGTGGGCGGTGCCGCGCACGATCCGGCCGAGGTGGAGGCCGACATCAAGCGCCTGGGCCGCAATGCGATGGGCGACTTCGGCCGCTATCTCAACGTCTACAGCCTGCTGGCGACGCGCGGCCTCTACGAAGGCCAGCGGGCCAGCGACGACCGCGACGCCAAGCGCGTGTTCACGCTCACCCGTTCCGCCTGGGCCGGACAGCAGCGCTATGCCGCGATGTCCTGGTCGGGCGACACCACCGCCAGCTGGGCCGCACTGCGGGCGCAGATCGCCGGCGGCCTGAACGTCTCGATGGCCGGCCAGCCGTACTGGACCCAGGATGTCGGTGGCTTTTTCGTCAACGCGCCCGGCGGCGAACGCGACCCGGCCTACCGCGAACTGTTCGCACGCTGGAACCAGTTCGGCATCTTCAATCCGGTCTACCGCATCCACGGCACTTCGATCGAACGCGAGCCCTGGGCATTCAAGGCACTCGAGCCGGCGGTGTACCGCTCGATCCGCCGCGCCGCCGAGCTGCGCTATCGCCTGCTGCCCTACATCTACAGCCTGGCCTGGGCCAGCACGCACGACGGCTACACGATGATGCGCGCGCTGCCGATGGACTTCCCGGACCAGCCGGCGTTGCGCCGGGTGGACGACACCTACATGTTCGGCCCGGCGTTCCTGGTGCAGCCGATCACCAGGCCGATGTTCCATGCCGAACTGCCGCCGCCGCCGACGGTGCCGGCGGCGCAGCTGCGCACGCCAGACGGCCAGCCGGGCCTCGAACTGGAGTACTACCGCGGCATGGAGTTCGAGGAGCTCGCCAGCCGCACCATCGACCCCCACGCCGACCACCATTGGCCCGGGCCACCGCTGGACAGCGTGCCGGCCGGCCTTGATGGGCTGCAGAACTTCTCGGCGCGCTGGCAGGGCCAGATCATCGCGGCCGAGGACGGCGAGCACGAGATCGGCGTCGAAGGCGACGACGGCTTCAGGGTCTGGCTCGACGACGAACTCGTGGTCGAGGACTGGAAGGAAGCCGGCGCGCGTTTCGAGGGTGCACGCGTCATGTTGCGCAAGGGGCAGGCGGTGCGCGTGCGCATCGACTATTTCCAAAAGGGCGGCGGCCGGTCGATGCGGCTGGCCTGGCGCACGCCGAGCGAGCGCAGCGCCCTGGCCGAGCACCAGCGCCGGCTCGATCCGCGGCAGGCCACGCTGCTGCCGGCGGGAGCCGACTGGTACGACTTCTGGACCGGCCAGCGCCATGCCGGCGGCGCCAGCACCGCGCGGCGCTATGCGATCGACGAGTTCCCGCTGTTCGTGCGCGCCGGCTCGATCCTGCCGCTGGGTCCGGTGATCCAGCACGTCGACGACAAGCCCGGTGCGCCGTACGAGATCCGCATCTACCCCGGTGCCGATGGCCGCTTCACGCTCTACGACGACGACGGCCAGACCTACCGCTACGAGCAGGGCGAGTACGCCACGGTCGCGCTCGCCTGGGACGATGCCGGACGCACGCTGCGCATCGGCGCTCGCGAAGGCGCTTTTCCCGGCATGACCGAGCGGCGCACGCTGAACGTGCGGCTGATGCCGTCGCGTCCCGGCGACCGGGTCCAGACGAAGACCGTGCGCTTCCACGGCGAACCGGTCGAACTGCACTTCACGCAATGA
- a CDS encoding aldose epimerase family protein encodes MKREFGTLPDGSQVHLLTLRSDEGLEAEVLTYGGILQSLRLEAGGEPVSLVLGLEDLPAYLADTVNLGRLVGRTSGRIAHGRYEHDGRTYRLSVNEGHHHLHGGSGGFGRRLWRVEEQDVDRARLACTLEDGEDGYPGRLEASVEFRLQGTTLHFDCTARCDAPTPFDPTYHPYFNLGGDPAVPAAEHWLRVPADRYLPVDAELIPLGEIARVDGTPFDFRQPVAPTRNTDLAHPQIRMGKGYDHCLVLADAADCSAELYSPHSGVAMRVSSDAPALVFYEGQILDAHHPRLGRGVCLEPQGFPDAPNRPGFPDAILRPGRKYARRIAYRFARVAPGSAWEDAMAALTEGFAQK; translated from the coding sequence ATGAAACGCGAATTCGGGACGCTGCCCGACGGTAGCCAGGTCCACCTGCTGACCCTGCGCAGCGATGAAGGGCTCGAAGCGGAGGTGCTGACCTACGGCGGCATCTTGCAATCACTGCGCCTGGAGGCGGGCGGCGAGCCCGTATCGCTGGTATTGGGCCTGGAGGACTTGCCTGCGTACCTGGCCGACACCGTCAACCTGGGCAGGCTGGTCGGCCGCACCAGCGGCCGGATCGCGCATGGGCGCTACGAACACGATGGCAGGACGTACCGGCTCAGCGTCAACGAAGGGCATCACCACCTGCACGGCGGCAGCGGGGGATTCGGCCGCCGCCTGTGGCGCGTGGAAGAACAGGATGTCGACCGCGCGCGCCTGGCCTGCACGCTTGAGGATGGTGAGGACGGCTATCCGGGCCGCCTGGAAGCCAGTGTCGAGTTCCGCCTGCAGGGAACGACGTTGCACTTCGACTGCACCGCGCGCTGCGATGCGCCCACGCCGTTCGACCCGACCTATCACCCGTACTTCAACCTGGGCGGCGATCCCGCCGTGCCGGCGGCAGAGCATTGGCTGCGGGTGCCGGCCGACCGCTACCTGCCGGTGGATGCCGAACTGATCCCGCTGGGGGAAATCGCCCGCGTGGACGGAACGCCATTCGACTTCCGCCAACCGGTCGCACCGACCCGGAACACCGATCTGGCGCACCCGCAGATCCGGATGGGCAAGGGCTACGATCATTGTCTGGTGCTGGCCGATGCCGCCGACTGCAGCGCGGAGCTGTACTCGCCACACAGCGGCGTGGCGATGCGCGTATCGAGCGACGCTCCGGCGCTGGTGTTCTACGAAGGGCAGATCCTCGACGCCCATCATCCGCGGCTCGGCCGGGGCGTGTGCCTGGAACCTCAGGGATTCCCCGATGCGCCTAACCGTCCAGGCTTCCCCGACGCGATCCTGCGGCCGGGCCGGAAGTACGCACGCCGCATCGCCTACCGCTTCGCCCGCGTCGCACCGGGCAGCGCCTGGGAGGATGCGATGGCGGCGCTGACGGAAGGTTTCGCACAGAAGTAG
- a CDS encoding alpha-L-fucosidase has product MKLSRRSFLQSAAAVASLPFWGTKASALAPTFAPTWDSLVEGYRTPDWFRDAKFGIWAHWGAQCVPEMGDWYARRMYIQGNWQYDHHVETYGHPTKSGFMEIQNRWKAENWDPDALLDLYVKAGARYFVAMANHHDNLDAYDSKYHGWNTLRVGPKKDLIGIWAKAARERGLRFGVSNHGAHAWHWFQSAYGYDPEGPYAGQRYDAYTLTKADGRGKWWQGLDPQQLYTGRNIVMPDGLRTIRAVEAWHEKNTFYWDEKPPLQNPAFTRQWYLRCRDLIDSYRPDLVYMDNHGLPLGQVGLDITAHYYNASMAWNGGKLEAVVNAKELPTEWRPGVVEDVERGFRENIEPLPWQTCTCLGDWHYARSLFDNHQYKSAATIVHRLCDIVSKNGNLLLSVPMRGDGTIDADEQKILEDIAAWMARNGEAIYGTRPWRSFGEGPTRVGSGMFSEGSSKPLTAEDIRFTTKGGVLYAIALGWPRDGVMRIHTLAEESALAPGAIERVEMLGSTESLPFERNRRGLEVRLPEGLAGSMAVALKIRGNGLV; this is encoded by the coding sequence ATGAAACTGTCCCGACGATCCTTCCTCCAATCCGCTGCCGCAGTGGCCTCGCTTCCGTTCTGGGGGACGAAGGCGTCGGCGCTCGCGCCCACCTTCGCGCCGACCTGGGACTCGCTGGTGGAAGGCTACCGTACGCCCGACTGGTTCCGCGACGCCAAGTTCGGCATCTGGGCGCACTGGGGCGCGCAATGCGTGCCGGAGATGGGCGACTGGTATGCGCGCCGCATGTACATCCAGGGCAACTGGCAGTACGACCACCACGTCGAGACCTACGGCCACCCGACCAAGTCCGGCTTCATGGAGATCCAGAATCGCTGGAAGGCGGAGAACTGGGATCCCGACGCGCTGCTCGACCTGTACGTGAAGGCCGGTGCCAGGTACTTCGTGGCGATGGCCAACCATCACGACAACCTCGACGCATACGACTCCAAGTACCACGGCTGGAACACCCTGCGCGTGGGTCCCAAGAAGGACCTCATCGGCATCTGGGCCAAGGCCGCGCGCGAACGGGGATTGCGCTTTGGCGTCAGCAATCACGGTGCGCACGCGTGGCATTGGTTCCAGTCGGCCTACGGCTACGATCCCGAAGGCCCGTATGCCGGCCAGCGCTACGACGCCTACACGCTGACCAAGGCCGATGGCCGCGGCAAGTGGTGGCAGGGCCTGGATCCGCAACAGCTCTACACCGGCCGCAACATCGTCATGCCCGACGGCTTAAGGACGATCCGTGCCGTCGAGGCGTGGCACGAGAAGAACACGTTCTACTGGGACGAGAAGCCGCCGCTGCAGAACCCGGCGTTCACTCGCCAGTGGTACCTGCGCTGCCGCGACCTGATCGACAGCTACCGGCCCGACCTCGTCTACATGGACAACCACGGGCTGCCGCTGGGCCAAGTCGGGCTGGACATCACCGCCCACTACTACAACGCCAGCATGGCGTGGAACGGCGGCAAGCTGGAGGCGGTGGTCAACGCCAAGGAGTTGCCGACAGAGTGGCGCCCGGGCGTGGTCGAGGACGTGGAGCGCGGCTTCCGCGAGAACATCGAGCCGCTGCCCTGGCAGACTTGCACCTGCCTGGGCGACTGGCACTACGCCCGCTCGCTGTTCGACAACCATCAGTACAAGTCGGCGGCCACGATCGTCCATCGGCTGTGCGACATCGTTTCCAAGAACGGCAACCTGCTGCTGTCGGTGCCGATGCGCGGCGACGGCACCATCGATGCCGACGAGCAGAAGATCCTCGAGGACATCGCCGCCTGGATGGCCCGCAACGGCGAAGCCATCTACGGCACGCGTCCGTGGCGCAGCTTCGGCGAAGGGCCCACGCGCGTGGGCAGCGGCATGTTCAGCGAAGGCTCGTCCAAGCCGCTCACGGCCGAAGACATCCGCTTCACTACCAAGGGCGGTGTGCTGTATGCCATCGCGCTCGGCTGGCCACGCGATGGCGTGATGCGCATCCACACGCTGGCCGAGGAATCGGCGCTGGCGCCGGGTGCCATCGAGCGTGTCGAGATGTTGGGCTCCACCGAAAGCCTGCCGTTTGAGCGCAACCGAAGGGGGTTGGAAGTGCGCCTGCCAGAAGGACTCGCCGGATCGATGGCCGTGGCCCTGAAGATCCGCGGCAACGGACTGGTTTGA
- a CDS encoding ABC transporter permease, producing the protein MKTSFAIGLAHGLQTIASRPLFWPLLTLALLLAGNGLVNPGFLSLQWRDGHLYGNLVDIANRAAPLILVSLGMTLVIAVRGLDISVGAIAAIAATVAAWTLLRLQAGDGDARGLLPLFAALAAAIAAAAACGLWNGLLVTKVGMQPIIATLILMVAGRGIAQLIGDGQILTVYYAPYSYLGNGFLLGLPFALFVVVAVFALLHVLLGRTALGLFVRAMGHNPQAAHVAGVRTKGISLALYTSCGISAGLAGLLVSSNVASADANSVGYLMELDAILAVCLGGTALTGGRFSLAGSLVGALIIQTLTSTIYAVGVPPQVNLVAKALLVFAVMLLQSPEFRRSVRGLAMRAGAGGAR; encoded by the coding sequence ATGAAGACTTCTTTCGCCATTGGCTTGGCGCACGGCTTGCAGACTATCGCCTCCAGGCCGCTGTTCTGGCCGCTGCTGACGCTGGCGCTGCTGCTGGCCGGCAATGGACTGGTCAACCCGGGCTTCCTGTCGCTGCAATGGCGCGACGGGCATCTCTACGGCAACCTGGTGGACATCGCCAATCGCGCCGCGCCATTGATCCTGGTGTCGCTGGGCATGACGCTGGTGATCGCGGTGCGCGGGCTGGACATCTCGGTGGGCGCGATCGCCGCGATCGCCGCCACTGTGGCCGCGTGGACCCTGCTGCGGCTGCAGGCCGGCGACGGTGATGCGCGCGGGCTGCTGCCGCTGTTCGCCGCGCTTGCCGCGGCGATCGCGGCCGCTGCTGCGTGCGGATTGTGGAACGGTCTGCTGGTCACGAAAGTCGGCATGCAGCCGATCATCGCCACCCTGATCCTGATGGTGGCCGGGCGCGGCATCGCGCAGCTCATCGGCGACGGCCAGATCCTTACCGTCTACTACGCACCGTACTCGTATCTGGGCAACGGCTTCCTGCTGGGGCTGCCGTTCGCGCTGTTCGTGGTGGTCGCGGTGTTCGCGCTGCTGCACGTGTTGCTGGGACGCACCGCGCTCGGCCTGTTCGTGCGCGCCATGGGCCACAACCCGCAGGCCGCGCACGTGGCCGGGGTGCGGACGAAGGGGATTTCTCTGGCGCTGTACACGTCCTGCGGCATCTCCGCCGGGCTGGCCGGATTGCTGGTCAGTTCCAACGTCGCCAGCGCCGACGCCAATAGCGTGGGGTACCTGATGGAGCTGGATGCGATCCTGGCGGTATGCCTGGGCGGCACCGCGCTGACCGGCGGCCGTTTCAGCCTGGCGGGCAGTCTGGTGGGCGCGCTCATCATCCAGACGCTGACCTCCACCATCTACGCCGTAGGCGTGCCGCCGCAGGTCAACCTGGTGGCGAAGGCGCTGCTGGTGTTCGCGGTGATGCTGCTGCAATCGCCAGAGTTCCGCCGCAGCGTGCGCGGCCTGGCGATGCGGGCGGGCGCGGGAGGCGCACGGTGA
- the yjfF gene encoding galactofuranose ABC transporter, permease protein YjfF has translation MSATHPVSVAGARPAHAWRLAERLPLLVTLALFVAMSAAGGVLYDGFLSPQVFLNLLIDNAFLCIVAVGLTFVILTGGIDLSVGAVIAFTSVLSAALVQRHGWHPLAAIPLVLALGTGFGALMGVLIRRYRLQPFVVTLAGMFLARGAATLISVDSINIEHPAYVAIAALRIPVGGGASLSFGALLALAVVAGGVALARLTRFGRTVYAIGGNEQSAWLMGLPVGSTLVGVYALSGFCSALAGVVYTFYMLSGYSQHAMGLELDAIAAVVIGGTLLSGGKGHVLGSLVGVLILGLIQTLIVFDGTLSSWWTRIAIGVLLLAFCLLQRLLVARHGGA, from the coding sequence GTGAGCGCGACGCATCCCGTCTCCGTTGCCGGCGCTCGGCCGGCACACGCGTGGCGCCTCGCCGAAAGGCTGCCGCTGCTGGTCACCCTGGCGCTGTTCGTGGCGATGTCGGCGGCCGGCGGCGTGCTGTACGACGGATTCCTGTCGCCGCAGGTATTCCTCAACCTGCTGATCGACAACGCCTTCCTGTGCATCGTCGCAGTGGGGCTGACCTTCGTCATCCTGACCGGGGGCATCGACCTGTCGGTGGGGGCGGTGATCGCCTTTACCTCGGTGCTGTCGGCGGCGCTGGTGCAGCGGCACGGCTGGCACCCGCTGGCGGCCATTCCGCTGGTGCTGGCGCTGGGCACCGGCTTCGGCGCGCTGATGGGCGTGCTGATCCGGCGCTACCGGCTGCAGCCCTTCGTGGTGACCCTGGCGGGCATGTTCCTCGCCCGCGGCGCGGCCACGCTGATCAGCGTGGATTCCATCAACATCGAACATCCCGCTTACGTGGCGATAGCCGCGCTGCGCATTCCGGTGGGCGGCGGCGCCTCGCTGTCGTTCGGGGCGCTGCTGGCCCTGGCAGTGGTGGCGGGCGGCGTGGCGCTGGCGCGCCTGACCCGTTTCGGTCGCACCGTGTACGCCATCGGCGGCAACGAACAGTCGGCCTGGCTGATGGGCTTGCCGGTCGGCTCCACGCTGGTAGGCGTGTACGCGCTGAGCGGGTTCTGTTCGGCACTGGCCGGAGTGGTCTACACCTTCTACATGCTCAGCGGCTACAGCCAGCACGCGATGGGACTGGAGCTGGATGCGATCGCCGCGGTGGTGATCGGCGGCACGCTGCTGTCCGGCGGCAAAGGGCATGTGCTGGGCAGCCTGGTCGGCGTACTCATTCTCGGCCTGATCCAGACCCTGATCGTATTCGACGGCACGCTCAGTTCGTGGTGGACGCGCATCGCCATCGGCGTCCTGTTGCTGGCGTTCTGTCTGCTGCAGCGCCTGCTGGTCGCGCGGCACGGCGGCGCGTGA
- a CDS encoding sugar ABC transporter ATP-binding protein encodes MQSDSLAPTTGGSVVLQAEGLARRFGQTVALEDVALTLQAGEVHALMGQNGAGKSTLIKLLTGAERADAGSIRIDGRSIAPATPLEAQHEGISTVYQEVNLCPNLSVAENLFAGRFPRNRLGLIDWARVRRDARELMAQLHLDLDVDSPLGSHPVAVQQMVAIARALGVSARVLILDEPTSSLDEGEVRELFRVMRQLRERGMAILFVTHFLDQVYAVADRITVLRNGRRVGEYLPAELPQAALVTAMVGRKVVLASGHARGGIVADDAPVVVEAEGLGLKGRLHPTDLRLRAGEVLGLGGLLGSGRTELARLLFGLDRAGQGRLRVAGRDTAFRHPADAVAAGLALCPEERKTEGIVAELSVRENIVLAVQARMGLRRSMPRAKQEETARRFVDLLGIRTAGIETPVGALSGGNQQKVVLARWLATEPKLLILDEPTRGIDIAAKQEVMAEVVRRADEGMAVLFVSAEIDELVRLCDRIAVMRERRKAGELPGGSGAERVLALIAGQ; translated from the coding sequence ATGCAGTCCGATTCCCTCGCCCCCACGACCGGCGGCTCCGTGGTGCTGCAGGCCGAAGGCCTGGCCCGGCGCTTCGGCCAGACGGTGGCGTTGGAGGACGTCGCCCTCACGCTGCAGGCGGGCGAAGTGCATGCGCTGATGGGGCAGAACGGCGCAGGGAAGTCGACTCTCATCAAGTTGCTGACCGGCGCCGAGCGCGCGGACGCCGGCAGCATCCGCATCGATGGGCGCTCCATCGCGCCGGCCACGCCGCTCGAGGCGCAGCACGAAGGCATCAGCACGGTCTACCAGGAAGTGAACCTGTGCCCGAACCTGTCGGTGGCGGAAAACCTGTTCGCCGGTCGGTTTCCGCGCAACCGGTTGGGCCTGATCGACTGGGCGCGGGTGCGGCGCGACGCGCGCGAGTTGATGGCGCAGCTGCACCTGGACCTCGACGTCGATTCGCCGCTGGGGAGCCACCCGGTGGCGGTGCAGCAGATGGTGGCGATCGCGCGCGCGCTGGGCGTGTCGGCGCGGGTGCTGATCCTCGACGAGCCCACCTCCAGCCTGGACGAAGGCGAGGTGCGCGAACTGTTCCGGGTGATGCGCCAGTTGCGCGAGCGCGGCATGGCGATCCTCTTCGTCACCCATTTTCTCGACCAGGTCTATGCGGTCGCCGACCGCATCACGGTGCTGCGTAACGGCAGGCGGGTCGGCGAATACCTGCCGGCCGAACTGCCGCAGGCCGCGCTGGTGACCGCCATGGTGGGACGCAAGGTGGTCCTGGCGAGCGGCCATGCGCGGGGCGGCATCGTGGCCGACGATGCGCCGGTGGTGGTGGAGGCCGAAGGCCTCGGGCTGAAGGGCAGGCTGCATCCGACCGACCTGCGCCTGCGCGCGGGCGAAGTGCTGGGGCTGGGCGGCCTGCTCGGTTCCGGCCGCACCGAATTGGCGCGGCTGCTGTTCGGCCTGGATCGGGCGGGGCAGGGGCGCCTGCGCGTGGCCGGCCGCGACACCGCGTTCCGCCATCCCGCCGACGCGGTGGCCGCCGGCTTGGCGCTGTGCCCGGAAGAGCGCAAGACCGAGGGCATCGTGGCCGAGCTGTCCGTGCGCGAGAACATCGTCCTGGCCGTGCAGGCGCGCATGGGCCTGCGCCGCTCCATGCCGCGCGCGAAGCAGGAGGAGACGGCGCGCCGGTTCGTCGATCTGCTGGGCATCCGGACCGCCGGTATCGAAACGCCGGTCGGGGCCTTGTCCGGCGGCAACCAGCAGAAGGTCGTGCTGGCGCGCTGGCTGGCGACCGAGCCGAAGCTGCTGATCCTCGACGAACCCACGCGCGGCATCGACATCGCCGCCAAGCAGGAGGTCATGGCTGAGGTGGTGCGACGCGCGGACGAGGGCATGGCGGTGCTGTTCGTTTCCGCCGAGATCGATGAACTCGTACGCCTGTGCGACCGCATCGCGGTGATGCGCGAGCGCCGCAAGGCCGGGGAGCTGCCGGGCGGCAGCGGCGCCGAACGGGTGCTCGCGCTGATCGCCGGGCAGTGA
- a CDS encoding ABC transporter substrate-binding protein encodes MRKFVMMCATLLVLAACSGSGTGNGDGSGEGKPITVGFSQVGAESEWRTANTASVKAALAPPEFRLKFSDAQQKQENQIKALRSFIAQRVDVIAFSPVVESGWETVLREAKAAGIPVVLTDRAVKVSDDSLYVTFIGSDFVEEGRNAGRWLVEDSQGKSGPIRVVELQGSVGSAPAIDRMKGFREIVDADGRFRVVRSQSGDFTRAKGKEVMEAFLKSEGRNIDVLFAHNDDMAIGAIQAIEEAGLKPGQDIRIVSIDGVRGAFEAMKAGKLNATIECNPLFGEQLAQLIRDVAANRPVPRRVEVEEGVFTADQAAAELPNRKY; translated from the coding sequence ATGCGGAAGTTCGTAATGATGTGCGCCACTTTGCTGGTGCTTGCGGCCTGCTCCGGGAGCGGAACAGGGAACGGCGACGGTAGCGGCGAAGGCAAGCCGATCACCGTCGGCTTCAGCCAGGTCGGCGCGGAAAGCGAATGGCGCACCGCCAACACCGCGTCGGTGAAGGCGGCGCTGGCTCCGCCGGAGTTCCGGCTCAAGTTCTCCGATGCGCAGCAGAAGCAGGAGAACCAGATCAAGGCGCTGCGCTCGTTCATCGCCCAGCGTGTGGACGTGATCGCGTTCTCGCCGGTGGTCGAGTCCGGCTGGGAGACCGTGCTGCGCGAAGCCAAGGCCGCTGGCATTCCGGTGGTGCTGACCGACCGCGCGGTGAAGGTCAGCGACGACTCGCTGTACGTCACCTTCATCGGATCGGACTTCGTCGAGGAAGGACGCAATGCCGGCCGTTGGCTGGTCGAGGACAGCCAGGGCAAGTCCGGGCCGATCCGCGTCGTCGAGCTGCAGGGCAGCGTCGGTTCGGCTCCTGCCATCGACCGCATGAAGGGCTTCCGGGAAATCGTCGATGCCGACGGCCGCTTCCGGGTGGTGCGCTCGCAAAGCGGCGATTTCACCCGCGCCAAGGGCAAGGAAGTGATGGAAGCCTTCCTCAAGTCCGAGGGCCGCAACATCGATGTGCTGTTCGCCCACAACGACGACATGGCGATCGGCGCGATCCAGGCCATCGAGGAAGCGGGACTGAAGCCGGGTCAGGACATCCGCATCGTCTCCATCGACGGCGTGCGCGGCGCGTTCGAGGCGATGAAGGCCGGCAAGCTCAACGCCACCATCGAGTGCAACCCGCTGTTCGGCGAGCAGCTGGCGCAACTGATCCGCGACGTGGCCGCGAACAGGCCGGTGCCCAGGCGCGTGGAGGTCGAGGAAGGCGTGTTCACCGCCGACCAGGCCGCCGCCGAACTGCCCAATCGCAAGTACTGA